The Deltaproteobacteria bacterium HGW-Deltaproteobacteria-6 genome has a segment encoding these proteins:
- a CDS encoding prolipoprotein diacylglyceryl transferase codes for MESFINAWQHLPSHISPTLFSIGSFQLRYYSLMYLVAFVVAYALFAYRIKHKEIKLTTEIVQDYMVWAMLGLIIGARFGYALFYNLSYYSSHPLEIIMPFDFSNGFRFVGLSGMSYHGGAIGVAIATIFFCRKHKINWWQFGDWLCAAAPLGYMFGRFGNFINGELWGRITTVPWGMYFPLDATQSLRHPSQLYEAMLEGLLLFVVLWGMRKRNPFDGFMIGLYIFGYGLVRFMIEFFREPDAHLGFVLGFNTMGQVLCTLMMLAGIAIILWRKQVSSRRK; via the coding sequence ATGGAATCTTTTATCAATGCCTGGCAGCACTTGCCGTCGCATATCAGCCCTACCCTTTTCAGTATCGGATCTTTTCAGCTGCGTTACTACAGCCTGATGTATCTGGTCGCTTTCGTCGTGGCCTACGCTCTCTTTGCTTACCGGATTAAACACAAAGAAATCAAATTAACTACAGAAATTGTGCAGGACTATATGGTCTGGGCGATGCTCGGTCTGATTATCGGAGCAAGGTTTGGTTATGCCCTGTTTTACAATTTAAGTTACTACAGCTCCCATCCGTTGGAAATTATTATGCCATTTGATTTTTCTAATGGTTTTCGCTTTGTGGGTTTGAGCGGCATGTCCTATCACGGTGGAGCTATCGGTGTGGCGATTGCGACAATTTTCTTTTGCCGCAAACACAAAATCAACTGGTGGCAATTCGGCGACTGGCTGTGCGCTGCAGCCCCCCTGGGTTATATGTTCGGCAGATTCGGCAATTTCATCAACGGCGAACTCTGGGGCCGCATAACCACGGTGCCGTGGGGGATGTATTTTCCGTTGGATGCAACGCAGAGCCTGCGTCATCCTTCGCAACTTTACGAAGCCATGCTGGAAGGCCTTTTATTGTTTGTCGTTCTGTGGGGAATGCGCAAACGTAATCCGTTCGACGGATTCATGATCGGCCTTTACATTTTCGGCTACGGTCTGGTTCGTTTCATGATCGAATTTTTCCGTGAACCGGATGCGCATCTGGGATTTGTACTCGGATTCAATACCATGGGACAAGTCCTGTGCACATTAATGATGCTCGCGGGTATTGCCATTATTTTGTGGCGCAAACAGGTTTCATCCCGTCGGAAATGA
- a CDS encoding site-2 protease family protein — MRDPAAFVMLAVLLLYSVIFHEVAHGWVASKMGDETAKWLGRLTLNPLKHLDPIGSLMLLIIGFGWAKPVPINMDNIPAPQRRKGLILVSAAGITANIIIAFCALFLWRLISPEPGTMIYQVLYLLAHINIMLAAFNLIPIPPLDGSKILMGFTPESFNRVLYQIEPFGFFIVLGLLLLGALNPVIDVFQYGIMTLISLFLSS; from the coding sequence ATGAGGGATCCGGCCGCATTCGTCATGCTGGCCGTGCTGCTTTTGTATTCCGTTATTTTTCACGAAGTAGCGCATGGCTGGGTAGCCTCCAAAATGGGCGACGAGACAGCCAAATGGCTGGGCAGACTTACGCTCAATCCGCTGAAGCATCTTGATCCCATCGGATCATTGATGCTTTTAATCATCGGTTTCGGCTGGGCCAAACCGGTCCCGATCAACATGGATAACATTCCCGCGCCGCAAAGACGCAAGGGCTTGATTCTGGTATCAGCTGCCGGCATTACAGCCAACATCATTATCGCTTTTTGCGCGCTGTTTCTATGGCGTTTGATTTCTCCCGAACCCGGCACCATGATTTATCAGGTCCTTTATCTGCTGGCGCATATCAACATCATGCTGGCCGCGTTCAATCTGATCCCCATACCGCCGCTGGATGGCTCGAAAATCCTGATGGGGTTCACACCCGAATCGTTCAACCGCGTATTGTATCAAATTGAACCCTTTGGTTTTTTTATTGTTCTGGGCCTGCTGCTTTTAGGCGCGCTTAATCCCGTAATTGACGTTTTCCAATACGGCATTATGACTTTAATATCTTTATTTTTATCTTCATAA
- a CDS encoding dTDP-4-dehydrorhamnose 3,5-epimerase, giving the protein MKFTETAMKGLWVIDSHFFADERGTLVKPFEYHQYFARGLQCNYEETFYSVSRKGVIRGFHFQLPPMTSEKLVWVSQGMILDVVLDLRVQSESYQQIFSIELSAENHKAIYLPQGLAHAFCVLSDKATVYYQISKAHSPEKDSGIKWNSVNFDWPVENPIVSKRDNELTDLKSFKSPF; this is encoded by the coding sequence ATGAAATTTACTGAAACCGCCATGAAAGGCTTATGGGTTATCGATTCCCATTTCTTCGCCGATGAAAGAGGTACTTTAGTAAAGCCGTTTGAGTATCATCAGTATTTTGCCAGAGGCCTTCAGTGCAATTACGAGGAAACCTTCTACTCCGTTTCCAGGAAGGGCGTTATCAGAGGATTCCATTTTCAACTTCCTCCCATGACATCAGAAAAGCTTGTCTGGGTGTCTCAGGGAATGATTCTTGATGTTGTCCTTGATCTGCGGGTGCAATCGGAATCGTATCAGCAGATTTTTTCCATTGAATTGTCCGCGGAAAATCATAAAGCGATCTATCTGCCTCAAGGGCTGGCTCATGCTTTTTGCGTTCTGAGTGATAAGGCCACCGTGTATTATCAAATCAGCAAAGCGCATTCGCCGGAAAAGGATAGCGGCATTAAATGGAATTCCGTGAACTTTGATTGGCCTGTTGAGAATCCCATTGTTTCTAAAAGGGATAATGAGCTGACGGATTTGAAATCCTTCAAGTCCCCCTTCTGA
- a CDS encoding nitroreductase family protein, producing the protein MMTFSELLQKRRAIRDFEGKEVPWKVIEEILQESTLAPSASNNQPCRFAVVSCRKTIKALSDESKANLLRDNAEKKIRLNPDYVTMLQNENFNVFYNAPSVIYIVGAKSVGSLDVDCALAASYLMFAAAARGLGTCWVALGANIRDPKLRAELGIPDNYRIIAPIILGYPKAIPAASERHAPEILRVITEAR; encoded by the coding sequence ATGATGACATTTTCCGAACTTTTGCAGAAAAGAAGGGCGATCCGGGATTTTGAGGGAAAAGAAGTGCCGTGGAAGGTCATTGAAGAAATCCTTCAGGAATCAACGCTCGCGCCATCTGCCAGCAACAATCAACCCTGCCGTTTTGCCGTGGTTTCCTGCCGCAAAACGATCAAGGCATTGTCCGATGAGAGCAAAGCCAATCTTCTCAGGGATAATGCCGAAAAAAAAATCAGGCTCAATCCCGACTATGTGACGATGCTGCAAAACGAAAATTTCAACGTATTCTATAATGCGCCCTCCGTGATTTATATCGTCGGGGCAAAATCGGTGGGCTCGCTGGACGTGGATTGCGCGCTCGCCGCAAGCTACCTCATGTTTGCTGCTGCAGCCAGAGGACTGGGCACCTGCTGGGTCGCCCTGGGTGCGAATATCCGCGATCCTAAATTAAGAGCCGAGCTCGGCATTCCGGACAATTACCGGATCATCGCACCGATTATTCTGGGGTATCCCAAAGCGATTCCTGCCGCCTCAGAGCGGCATGCGCCGGAAATTCTTCGTGTGATTACCGAAGCGCGTTAA
- a CDS encoding cytochrome C biogenesis protein CcdA, translating into MRVFIQVLTTTETKEQAQRIARHLVEEKLAACVQITDTVESTYFWKGKLVEGSREYHCLIKTREDLFPQVETAIKKLHTYETPEIIAVPIVKGSKDYLQWLDDNLAGKS; encoded by the coding sequence ATGAGGGTATTCATTCAGGTCTTGACGACGACCGAAACGAAAGAACAGGCACAAAGGATCGCCCGGCATCTCGTGGAGGAAAAGCTGGCGGCCTGCGTGCAGATTACCGATACTGTCGAGAGCACCTATTTCTGGAAGGGCAAGCTGGTGGAAGGCTCACGGGAATATCACTGCCTGATTAAAACCCGTGAAGACCTTTTCCCTCAGGTGGAAACCGCCATCAAAAAGCTGCATACCTACGAAACTCCGGAAATTATTGCTGTGCCGATTGTCAAGGGCAGTAAAGACTATCTCCAATGGCTGGATGACAACTTAGCCGGTAAGTCTTGA
- the tkt gene encoding transketolase produces the protein MSDKNELEKKCVDTIRFLAADAIEKAKSGHPGMPMGAAAAAFTLWTKHLKHNPGNPAWPDRDRFVLSSGHASMLLYALLHLTGYELSLDDIKNFRQWGSLTPGHPEYKHTAGVEVTTGPLGQGLANAVGMAIAEAHLAARFNREGQSIIDHYTYVMAGDGDMMEGVVAEACALAGHLCLNKLIVLYDDNKVSLAGSTGLSFTENVEMRFKSYGWQVQKVQDGNDIAAIDRAIKKAKKEIGKPSLICVQTTIGYGAPNKQGTCDAHGSPLGEKELQGAKDRCDWPAKEPFYVSDDVCKYFRKAVSRGKKSEKIWMETLAAYRQKDAPLAAELERTLSGALPADWQAALTEFPAGSKDVATRKASEIVMQAIAANVPELAGGSADLNPSTFTWLKGLGDFQSPVFSREGLHGMVGGAWDYSGRNIHFGVREHAMGSVAVGLALHGGVVPYTATFLTFADYMRPPMRLAALMGLRAIFVFTHDSIGVGEDGPTHQPVEQIMNLRQVPNMTVLRPADANETLEAWRLALTNTKGPTTLVFSRQNLPVLDRQILAPAAGVRQGGYILWDSSVLEPNIILLSTGSEVAMTLDAGRRLAQEGLRVRVVSLPSWEIFDRQPEEYRNKVLPPHVHARLAVEAGIKLGWEHYVGLSGRIIGMETFGASAPGPVLYEKFGFTPANIVAVAKEMLSIR, from the coding sequence ATGTCTGATAAAAATGAACTGGAAAAAAAATGCGTTGATACCATACGGTTTTTAGCTGCGGATGCCATTGAAAAAGCCAAATCCGGGCATCCGGGCATGCCCATGGGCGCGGCGGCAGCGGCCTTTACTTTATGGACAAAGCATTTGAAGCATAATCCTGGAAATCCCGCATGGCCGGATCGTGACCGGTTTGTTCTGTCATCCGGACATGCCTCGATGCTTTTATACGCCCTTTTGCACTTGACGGGTTATGAACTCTCACTTGATGACATTAAAAATTTCCGTCAATGGGGCAGTCTTACCCCGGGACATCCTGAATACAAACATACCGCGGGCGTGGAAGTCACTACCGGACCTCTGGGGCAGGGGCTGGCCAACGCCGTTGGTATGGCCATTGCGGAAGCGCATCTGGCCGCCCGTTTCAATCGCGAGGGACAATCGATTATTGACCATTACACTTATGTCATGGCCGGAGACGGGGACATGATGGAAGGCGTGGTGGCGGAAGCCTGCGCCCTGGCCGGTCACCTGTGTCTGAATAAACTCATAGTCCTTTATGATGACAATAAAGTATCCCTGGCCGGTTCCACGGGATTATCTTTTACTGAAAATGTCGAAATGCGCTTCAAGTCTTACGGCTGGCAGGTGCAGAAGGTTCAGGACGGCAACGACATCGCCGCCATCGACCGGGCCATTAAAAAGGCTAAAAAAGAAATCGGCAAGCCTTCTCTGATCTGTGTGCAAACCACTATCGGCTACGGCGCGCCCAATAAGCAGGGCACCTGCGACGCACACGGTTCGCCGCTGGGAGAAAAAGAACTGCAAGGGGCGAAAGACCGTTGCGACTGGCCGGCCAAAGAACCCTTTTATGTTTCGGATGATGTCTGCAAATATTTCCGCAAAGCTGTTTCGCGCGGTAAGAAGAGTGAAAAGATCTGGATGGAAACGCTCGCGGCATACCGGCAAAAAGATGCTCCGCTGGCCGCTGAACTCGAACGGACACTCTCCGGCGCATTACCCGCTGATTGGCAGGCGGCGCTTACTGAATTTCCTGCCGGTTCCAAAGATGTCGCCACCCGCAAAGCCTCGGAAATCGTCATGCAGGCTATTGCGGCAAACGTTCCGGAACTGGCCGGAGGTTCGGCGGATCTTAATCCCTCGACGTTTACCTGGCTTAAGGGTCTGGGCGATTTCCAGAGCCCGGTTTTCTCCCGGGAGGGGCTGCACGGCATGGTGGGCGGCGCCTGGGATTATTCGGGACGAAATATTCATTTCGGCGTGCGCGAGCACGCGATGGGTTCTGTAGCGGTGGGTCTCGCATTGCACGGCGGCGTCGTTCCTTACACGGCAACCTTTTTAACTTTTGCCGACTACATGCGTCCGCCCATGCGGCTGGCCGCTTTGATGGGTTTGCGCGCTATCTTTGTTTTCACACACGACAGTATCGGGGTGGGGGAAGACGGCCCGACGCATCAACCCGTTGAGCAGATTATGAACTTGCGTCAAGTCCCCAACATGACCGTGCTGCGTCCTGCGGACGCCAATGAAACACTTGAAGCCTGGCGTCTGGCACTGACCAACACCAAAGGTCCTACCACGCTGGTGTTCAGCCGTCAGAACTTGCCCGTGCTGGATCGGCAGATCCTGGCTCCCGCCGCCGGGGTGCGTCAGGGCGGTTATATTTTATGGGACTCGTCTGTGCTGGAACCGAATATTATTCTTCTGTCCACCGGTTCGGAAGTCGCCATGACACTGGATGCCGGCCGCAGGCTGGCGCAGGAAGGACTTCGGGTGCGCGTTGTGTCATTGCCCAGTTGGGAAATATTTGATCGTCAGCCCGAGGAGTACCGCAATAAAGTTTTACCCCCGCATGTCCATGCCCGTCTTGCCGTGGAAGCCGGCATCAAATTGGGATGGGAGCATTATGTAGGGCTTTCGGGCAGAATTATCGGCATGGAAACCTTCGGCGCGTCCGCGCCCGGGCCGGTACTTTATGAGAAATTCGGTTTCACACCCGCCAACATTGTTGCGGTGGCGAAAGAAATGCTGTCGATTCGTTAA
- a CDS encoding flagellar biosynthesis regulator FlhF: MYTKQLDAYRKVQNIDNTSGRDIEAAALTRCAVLLSDCRKNWDAPDHDAALADALRVNQVVWSILQSELIKDDNPLPVEIRNNILTLSVFIDNRIIQVMAQPDPEKLKIIIDINLNLAAGLRGSPAD, encoded by the coding sequence GTGTACACGAAGCAACTCGATGCCTATAGAAAAGTTCAGAATATTGATAATACATCGGGAAGGGATATTGAAGCCGCCGCCTTGACCCGGTGCGCGGTTCTGCTTTCCGACTGCCGGAAAAACTGGGATGCTCCTGATCATGACGCAGCGCTGGCCGATGCGCTCCGCGTAAACCAGGTGGTCTGGAGTATTTTGCAGTCGGAACTGATCAAGGACGACAACCCTTTGCCCGTTGAGATTCGTAACAATATTCTAACACTGAGCGTCTTTATTGATAATAGAATTATTCAGGTCATGGCGCAGCCGGATCCGGAAAAACTCAAAATTATTATTGACATTAATCTGAATCTGGCCGCGGGTCTTCGCGGGAGCCCGGCAGATTAA
- a CDS encoding flagellar biosynthesis regulator FlhF, which produces MQLEAYRTAHNTNDNMSGRDIEAAALTRCALMLSACQNNWNAAGRDAHLDEALRNNQMVWSILQSELANDDNPLPIEIRNNLLTLSVFIDKRIIEVMASPEPEKLQILIDINLNLAAGLRGSSAD; this is translated from the coding sequence ATGCAACTCGAAGCTTATAGAACAGCGCATAATACCAATGATAACATGTCCGGACGGGATATCGAAGCCGCAGCTCTGACGCGCTGCGCCCTGATGCTTTCCGCTTGTCAGAATAATTGGAATGCCGCCGGTCGTGATGCACATCTGGACGAAGCATTGAGAAACAACCAGATGGTCTGGAGTATTCTGCAATCGGAACTGGCGAATGATGACAACCCCCTGCCTATCGAGATTCGCAACAATCTGCTTACTCTCAGCGTCTTTATCGACAAAAGGATCATTGAGGTCATGGCTAGTCCTGAGCCTGAAAAGCTCCAGATTCTGATTGACATCAATCTAAATCTGGCAGCGGGATTGCGCGGCAGTTCGGCGGACTAG
- a CDS encoding flagellar protein FlbT has translation MALKITLKPCEKFILGGAVIANGDAKSTFVVENDVPILREKDIMTLASANTPCKRIYFAIQLMYVDGKNLPEHHKTFWELVKDVAKAAPSRKPVLQEISEKILDERYYQALKLTKKLIEYEQEVIDRVRNATRSL, from the coding sequence ATGGCGCTCAAGATAACGCTGAAGCCTTGTGAAAAATTCATTCTGGGTGGAGCGGTCATCGCCAACGGTGATGCCAAAAGTACTTTTGTCGTTGAAAATGATGTGCCGATCCTGCGTGAAAAAGATATTATGACGCTGGCATCGGCAAACACGCCCTGCAAAAGAATATATTTTGCCATACAGCTGATGTATGTTGATGGCAAAAATCTGCCGGAGCACCACAAAACATTTTGGGAACTGGTCAAGGATGTGGCCAAAGCTGCGCCCAGCAGAAAGCCGGTCCTGCAGGAGATCAGTGAAAAAATACTTGATGAACGGTATTACCAGGCGCTGAAACTGACAAAAAAACTCATTGAATATGAACAGGAGGTTATCGACCGTGTACGCAATGCAACTCGAAGCTTATAG
- the trxB gene encoding thioredoxin-disulfide reductase: MTKANLPEYDYDIVIIGGGPAGYTAGIYAARAALKTLLIEGAGTVSQITITDMIENYPGIPDGINGFDLMQLFKKQALKFGLEILPNDVTSVKQSAETPVVWEVTTGDKVYKTLSIIAATGARWRNLGVPGESEFAGRGVSYCATCDGPFYRNRDVIVVGGGDTAIQEALFLTHFARKVIVVHRRDRLRAAGILQNRAFAEKKIEFVLNATVAEINGADFVTGVKVKDVHTGKLSEITADGAFIFVGRLPYTDIFKGLVEMDKTGFIITDENLRTNAAGLFAAGDCRVKLFRQVVTAAGDGANAVHSAELHIEDLKGQTY, encoded by the coding sequence ATGACAAAGGCAAACTTGCCGGAATATGATTATGATATCGTCATTATCGGCGGCGGGCCGGCAGGCTACACGGCTGGTATCTATGCCGCGCGCGCCGCGCTCAAAACGCTGCTCATTGAAGGTGCGGGCACGGTCAGCCAGATCACCATAACGGACATGATCGAAAATTATCCGGGCATTCCCGACGGCATAAACGGGTTTGATCTGATGCAGCTTTTTAAAAAACAAGCGCTGAAATTCGGTTTGGAGATCCTTCCCAATGATGTGACTTCCGTCAAACAAAGCGCTGAAACACCGGTGGTCTGGGAAGTGACTACCGGAGATAAAGTCTATAAAACCCTGAGTATTATTGCCGCAACTGGCGCAAGGTGGCGCAATCTTGGCGTGCCGGGGGAATCGGAATTTGCAGGGCGGGGCGTTTCTTACTGCGCCACCTGCGACGGGCCGTTTTACCGCAATCGCGATGTTATTGTGGTGGGGGGCGGTGATACGGCCATTCAGGAAGCGCTTTTTCTGACCCATTTTGCCAGAAAAGTTATCGTGGTTCATCGCCGTGATCGATTGCGCGCAGCGGGAATACTGCAAAACAGAGCTTTTGCCGAAAAGAAGATCGAGTTTGTCTTGAACGCGACCGTTGCGGAAATAAACGGCGCTGATTTTGTCACCGGTGTCAAGGTGAAGGATGTTCATACGGGGAAGCTAAGTGAGATAACCGCTGACGGGGCGTTTATTTTTGTCGGCCGCCTGCCCTACACGGATATATTTAAAGGTCTCGTGGAAATGGACAAAACCGGCTTTATCATTACAGATGAAAATTTACGAACAAATGCAGCCGGTCTTTTCGCCGCCGGGGATTGCCGTGTCAAGCTGTTCCGCCAGGTCGTCACAGCCGCAGGAGACGGCGCCAACGCCGTGCACAGCGCGGAGCTGCATATCGAAGATCTGAAAGGACAGACCTACTAA